One Campylobacter sputorum genomic window, AAATAAACTAGAGGATTTTTTGCAAAAATGCATTGATGAAGCCAAGAAAAACAATATTATTTTTTCCATACATTTAAAAGCTACAATGATGAAAATAAGTGATCCAGTGATATTTGGACATGCTGTGCGTGTGTATTTTAAAGAACTATTTAATGAGTTTAAAGATGAAATAAACAAGCTTAAATTTAATGAAAAAGATGGCTTAAAAGATCTTGAAAACAAGCTAGAAAATTCAAATTTAAAAGATAAAATTAAATCAAAATTAGTTCAAATTTATAATAATAATCCAAGAATAGCTATGGTAGATAGTAATAAAGGCATAACAAATTTGCATGTTCCAAGCGATATCATAGTTGATGCTTCAATGGCAGCAATGATAAGAAATGGCGGTAAAATGTGGGATAAAGATGGCAAAGCAGATGATTGTATGGCAGTAATTCCAGATAAAACATACGCTACACTTTATGAAAGCGTAATAGAAAATTTAAAAGAACATGGCAAATTAGACCCTGCAAAAATCGGCTCAGTTTCTAACATAGGATTAATGGCAAAAAAAGCTGAAGAATACGGAAGCCATGATAAAACTTTCATAATGCAAAATGACGGAACCATAATAGTAAGCGATGATAAAAACAGAGAAATATTTAAATTTGAAGTTTGCAAAGGCGACATTTTTAGAATGTGTCAAGCAAAAGATGATGCCATAAAAAACTGGGTCGAATTAGCAGTAAATAGAGCTAAAATCACAAAATCTAAGACTATTTTTTGGCTAGATGAAAAAAGAGCTCACGACAATATAATGATAAATCAAGTAAAAAAATATCTTAAAGAGCTTGACACAAATGGGCTTGATTTAGAAATTTTAGCCCCGCAAGATGCAGCTAAACTAACACTAGAAACCATAAGAAAAGGCAAAGATGTCATAAGCGTAACAGGAAATGTTTTAAGGGATTATTTAACAGATCTTTTTCCTATATTAGAACTTGGAACAAGTGCGAAAATGCTTTCTGTTGTGCCACTTTTGCAAGGTGGCGGTATGTTTGAAACTGGAGCTGGCGGAAGTGCTCCAAAAATTGCCGAACAGCTAATAAAAGAAAATCATTTAAGGTGGGATAGCTTGGGAGAATTTTTAGCGCTTAGTGCTTCTCTTGATCATCTCTATAGAGTAAAAAATATAAATAATGCACTTATACTTTCTAACACTCTTGAAGAGGCAATATCAATGCTTCTTAAAAATGATAGATCACCAAAGAAAAATGTAGGTGAGCTTGATAATAGAGGGAGTCATTTTTATTTGGCACTTTACTGGGCTTTAAGCTTAGCTAAAAATGGCAAAGAACTATCTTGTAAATTTAAAAATATAGCAAAAAGCCTTCAAGATAATGAAGAAAAAATACTAGATGAGTTATCAAAAGTTCAAGGAAACAGCGTAGATGTAAGAGGATATTATAAATTTGATGATGAAAAAATGAGTGAAATTATGCGTCCTAGCAAAACACTAAATGACATTATAAACAAATAAAAAGGGGTGCCTAGTGCATCCTTTTTTCTATATATTCATCAACATACTCTTTTATGTTAAACTCTAAGTCGTATTCTTGCAATATTTTATACACATCCTCAACATTAGCCCCACAAAAATACGCACTAACACCACAACTACTTGATAAAAATCTAGGCGTTGATATGAGTTTAACTTTTATATCATTAGCACGCAAAATTTTCTCAGTTGCGAAAGCACCAGCACTTGTTGGGAATGTTATATATCCACTTGTCATTATAATACCTTGTATGATTACTCTTAAAAAACATTTTACAAAATATCTTTTTAAATTTAGATTATTTTATGTTTTTGTTAAAATCTTTTTTAATGTTTCTATCAGTTTTTCAAGCTCTTCTATGGTATTAAAAAATCCTGGCGATATCCTTAAAGCACCATCTGGATAAGTAGAATAAAATTTATGTGTACTAGGATTGCAATGCAAAGAAGCCCTAGTTAAAAATCCATTATAATCAAGTCTGTTTGCCAAATCAGAAATACACATAGATTTTGCGATAATACTTAAATTTGATATACTTTTATAATCATTTGGTGTTTTTAAAATTATTAAATCATCTATTTTTGAAATTTCTTTAAGAAGATAGTCTTTTAACATAATTTCGTGAGAAAAAATATTTTTGATGCCAATTTTATTTATAAAATCAATTCCAGCACCTATACTTGCTATACCATGACCATTTTGAGTTCCGCTTTCTAGCATATCAGGCATAAACATAGGTTGAGTTTCAAGCTCAGATTTACTACCTGTTCCGCCTTGCATAAAAGGCGTTATAGAACTTATTTCAAAGTCATCATTTATAACCAAAATCCCAGTTCCTTGTATACCAAAAAGCCCTTTATGACCGCTTGCACACAAAATATCTATAAAATCATCTTTCATATTAATATCAACTATACCTATGCTTTGGGCTCCATCAAGCAAAGTTATAACGCCTAGTTTTTTTGCTACTTTAAATATGTCTTTTATTGGAAAAATTGCACCGCTTACATTATTTGCATGCATTAAGCATATTAATTTTGAACCTTTTAGAGTTTCTTCATAGTTTATAATGTGCCCAAATTTATCAACTTCAAGAATTTTTACTATTATATTCTTTTTATTTTGTAAAAAATTTAGCACTCTTTTTACAGAATTATGCTCAAATGGCGAGGTTACTACAATATCACCTTCTTTTACAACTCCATTAATAGCTAAATTTAAAGAATGTGTTGCATTATAAGTAAAAACAACATTTAGAGGATTTTTGAGCCCAAGTAAATTTGCCAATTTTTCTCTTGTATCAAATATGATTTTACCAGCTTCAATGGACATTGTGTGTCCACTTCTACCAGCATTTGCACCATAATTTTCCAAAAAATCCACTAAAGCTGTTTTTACGCATTCTGGTTTTGGAAAAGATGTTGCGGCATTATCTAAATAAATCATTTTTTCATTAATTTGATAGTAATAACACCATTTTTATTATCTTCGCCCAATATAGAATAACCATAACTTAAAGCTAATCTTTTTGTATTTTCTTGTGCTGCCCCACAATCAACAATGAGCTCTATTTCTTTTTCTCCCTTATCAAACTCATTTTTTAATAATATTACCGGTGTTGGACATGAAAGTCCAGTTGCATCTACTTTCACTATCTCTCCTTTGCAAAAAATCCTAAAATTAGACAAAATACAAGACCTATTATAACCATATAAGGACCAAATACACTAACTCCAGCTCCAGATGAAGCTAGAGCAAAATTATGCGAAAATGCAGCTCCTACAATTATTCCAATAACAAAAATTCCAGCATCGCTATCACCTTCTCCACTAAGCGTTAGTTGTCTTCCTGGACACCCTCCAGCTAATGCAAATGCCAAACCACAAAGAACCATACTTAGAAAATTCCATACAATATCATTATGCGCAATTGGCTGATTTGTAAATCCGAGATGAAATTGTCCTAAAACCAAATTCACAACAAAAACACCAACAAATAGGGCTAAAACACCTTGTAATAGATGTGTATCTTTAAATAAAATTGTATCTCTAAAAGCAGCTATTGTGCAAAATCTTGATCTTTGAGTTAAAACTCCAATTATTAATCCAGCAATTATAGATATAACGATATTTGCATGATTACTGCCAGGTCCTTTTTGTGAAAAAAATATAGGTAAATTTTCACCAAAACTAAATTTTGTTATAAGAAAAACAAATAAAATCAACATAAAGATAGGAATTAAAAGAGATTCAATTTTAGAAATATTCTTGCTTTTTCCAAGACTATAGCCATTTTTTAAAAATATACTAGCTATAAATATACCAACAAAAAGTCCTACAATACCAGCTATTGCACTAAGATCTCCGCCGCCTAGTCTTATCCAAGCTCTCCAAGGACAACCTAAAAATACAAGTGCACCAATGGAAGCAAAAACTCCAAGAAAAAATCTCATTAAAGGCGAAGACCCTCCACGAGGACGAAATTCTTTAAAAAACATAGATGAGATAAAAGCACCAAAAACCAAGCCAATAATTTCAGGTCTTATATACTGAACTATACTAGCTCTATGAAGACCTATTGCACCACTTATATCTCTCAAAAAACAAGCACCACAAAATCCCATATTACCAGGATTTCCAAAATATACAAGCAAAGAAGCTATTGCTCCTATTGCAAATCCAGCTATTATAGGAATAACAGCAATTCTCATGATTTTCCCTTTGATTAAGAAATGTAACACTAACCTAGTGCAGATAACGATATTATATCAAAAATTTTTATAAATCAATAAAATTAAGTATGTATTATTTTATATTTTTAATTTA contains:
- a CDS encoding DUF3343 domain-containing protein, which gives rise to MTSGYITFPTSAGAFATEKILRANDIKVKLISTPRFLSSSCGVSAYFCGANVEDVYKILQEYDLEFNIKEYVDEYIEKRMH
- the yedE gene encoding YedE family putative selenium transporter, producing the protein MRIAVIPIIAGFAIGAIASLLVYFGNPGNMGFCGACFLRDISGAIGLHRASIVQYIRPEIIGLVFGAFISSMFFKEFRPRGGSSPLMRFFLGVFASIGALVFLGCPWRAWIRLGGGDLSAIAGIVGLFVGIFIASIFLKNGYSLGKSKNISKIESLLIPIFMLILFVFLITKFSFGENLPIFFSQKGPGSNHANIVISIIAGLIIGVLTQRSRFCTIAAFRDTILFKDTHLLQGVLALFVGVFVVNLVLGQFHLGFTNQPIAHNDIVWNFLSMVLCGLAFALAGGCPGRQLTLSGEGDSDAGIFVIGIIVGAAFSHNFALASSGAGVSVFGPYMVIIGLVFCLILGFFAKER
- a CDS encoding sulfurtransferase TusA family protein, which translates into the protein MKVDATGLSCPTPVILLKNEFDKGEKEIELIVDCGAAQENTKRLALSYGYSILGEDNKNGVITIKLMKK
- a CDS encoding NADP-dependent isocitrate dehydrogenase; the protein is MSDIVYTYTDEAPAMATFSLYPIIKKFLNEADISISLADISLAGRIMANFSQDLRPDQGIPDYLEILGDSTNDKFANIIKLPNISASIPQLNAAIDELRKKGINVPLYPTNPKNDNEKEINEIYAKVLGSAVNPVLRQGNSDRRSVKAVKDYAKEFPHKVGSWDKSSKTCVRYMNDGDFYSNEKSRLFDEITKLKVEFISKNGEKSILKQNLSIQKNEIVDATFMSVNKLEDFLQKCIDEAKKNNIIFSIHLKATMMKISDPVIFGHAVRVYFKELFNEFKDEINKLKFNEKDGLKDLENKLENSNLKDKIKSKLVQIYNNNPRIAMVDSNKGITNLHVPSDIIVDASMAAMIRNGGKMWDKDGKADDCMAVIPDKTYATLYESVIENLKEHGKLDPAKIGSVSNIGLMAKKAEEYGSHDKTFIMQNDGTIIVSDDKNREIFKFEVCKGDIFRMCQAKDDAIKNWVELAVNRAKITKSKTIFWLDEKRAHDNIMINQVKKYLKELDTNGLDLEILAPQDAAKLTLETIRKGKDVISVTGNVLRDYLTDLFPILELGTSAKMLSVVPLLQGGGMFETGAGGSAPKIAEQLIKENHLRWDSLGEFLALSASLDHLYRVKNINNALILSNTLEEAISMLLKNDRSPKKNVGELDNRGSHFYLALYWALSLAKNGKELSCKFKNIAKSLQDNEEKILDELSKVQGNSVDVRGYYKFDDEKMSEIMRPSKTLNDIINK
- a CDS encoding aminotransferase class V-fold PLP-dependent enzyme, with the protein product MIYLDNAATSFPKPECVKTALVDFLENYGANAGRSGHTMSIEAGKIIFDTREKLANLLGLKNPLNVVFTYNATHSLNLAINGVVKEGDIVVTSPFEHNSVKRVLNFLQNKKNIIVKILEVDKFGHIINYEETLKGSKLICLMHANNVSGAIFPIKDIFKVAKKLGVITLLDGAQSIGIVDINMKDDFIDILCASGHKGLFGIQGTGILVINDDFEISSITPFMQGGTGSKSELETQPMFMPDMLESGTQNGHGIASIGAGIDFINKIGIKNIFSHEIMLKDYLLKEISKIDDLIILKTPNDYKSISNLSIIAKSMCISDLANRLDYNGFLTRASLHCNPSTHKFYSTYPDGALRISPGFFNTIEELEKLIETLKKILTKT